One window of the Populus nigra chromosome 4, ddPopNigr1.1, whole genome shotgun sequence genome contains the following:
- the LOC133690773 gene encoding uncharacterized protein LOC133690773 translates to MYETSSLADSTPDHVAGTWYSVPDLRLRDHRFTVPLDYSTDRNASPKISVFAREVVSVGKEEQLLPYLLYLQGGPGFECPRPTEASGWIHKTCEEFRVILMDQRGTGLSTPLTPSSMSQLGSAEEIAEYLKYFRADNIVNDAEFIRVRLVPEAGRWTVLGQSYGGFCSVTYLSFAPQGLKQVLLTGGIPPVGNGSTADAVYRACYPQVIHQNEKYYKRFPQDVEIVREVVKHLAESEGGGVPLPSGGFLTPRGLQILGLSGLGSSSGFERLHYMFERAWDPVIVPGSRKQISYCFLKAFENWLDFDTNPLYALLHESIYCQGDSSLWSAHRIRIEDDGIFDAIRAVKEGRPVFFTGEMVFPWMFEEFHALSKFKDAAHLLAEKKDWPPLYDIAVLNNNKVPVAAAVYYEDMYVNFKLAMETASQVAGIRLWITNEYMHSGLRDGGGQVLDHLLGMLNGRKPLF, encoded by the exons ATGTATGAAACTAGCTCCCTCGCCGACTCTACGCCGGATCACGTCGCCGGAACATGGTACTCGGTGCCGGACCTCCGCCTTCGCGACCACCGATTCACTGTCCCTCTCGATTATTCCACCGATCGCAATGCTTCTCCTAAAATCTCCGTTTTCGCTCGCGAAGTCGTTTCCG TTGGGAAAGAAGAACAACTGCTGCCATACCTATTATATCTACAAGGGGGGCCGGGTTTCGAGTGCCCAAGGCCGACTGAGGCGAGTGGGTGGATACATAAAACATGTGAAGAATTCCGTGTTATTTTGATGGACCAG CGAGGAACAGGCTTATCAACTCCTTTGACACCATCATCCATGTCACAATTGGGTTCTGCGGAGGAGATTGCTGAATATTTGAAATACTTTAGAGCTGACAATATAGTGAATGATGCTGAGTTTATCCGAGTTCGTCTTGTTCCTGAAGCTGGACGGTGGACAGTTTTGGGTCAG AGCTATGGTGGCTTTTGTTCAGTAACCTATTTGAGCTTTGCACCACAAGGGCTAAAACAGGTCCTTCTAACTGGAGGAATCCCTCCTGTAGGAAATGGATCCACTGCAGATGCTGTCTATAGAGCATGCTATCCTCAGGTTATTCACCAGAATGAAAAGTACTACAAGAGGTTTCCTCAGGATGTTGAAATTGTTCGTGAAGTTGTGAAACATTTGGCAGAATCTGAAGGAGGCGGG GTGCCTCTTCCATCAGGAGGATTCTTAACCCCAAGAGGACTGCAAATTCTTGGTCTCTCTGGTTTAGGATCCAGTTCTGGTTTTGAGCGTTTGCACTACAT GTTTGAAAGGGCATGGGATCCTGTAATAGTTCCAGGATCTCGCAAGCAAATCAGCTATTGCTTCTTGAAAGCC TTTGAGAATTGGCTAGATTTTGATACAAACCCACTCTACGCTCTCCTGCATGAGTCCATATATTGTCAG GGTGATTCATCGCTGTGGTCTGCTCACAGGATACGGATTGAGGATGATGGTATATTTGATGCAATCAGGGCTGTCAAAGAAGGTCGCCCTGTATTTTTCACAGGAGAG ATGGTGTTCCCATGGATGTTCGAAGAATTTCATGCCTTGAGCAAATTTAAAGATGCTGCTCATTTATTGGCTGAGAAGAAAGATTGGCCTCCTCTATATGACATTGCTGTGCTGAATAATAACAAG GTACCTGTTGCAGCTGCTGTTTATTATGAAGATATGTATGTTAATTTCAAGTTGGCAATGGAGACAGCTTCTCAGGTAGCTGGAATTAGGCTATGGATAACCAACGAATACATGCATTCTGGTCTGCGAGATGGAGGGGGGCAGGTTCTTGATCATTTGTTGGGGATGTTAAATGGAAGAAAGCCGTTGTTCTGA